The segment TCCAACGGTCCAATTTTCTACAAATTCTTTATCATACAACTCTTCCTGTATTATAACGTTTATAAGACCTAGTGCAAGAGCTCCATCAGTTCCTGATCTTACTGCTATCCATTCATCTGCTCTATTAGCTATATCACTCTTCATATGATCTATAGCTATTATCTTTTTACCTTGTTTTTTTGCTTCTACAATCTTATGAAAAGCAAAAGGTGGTGAATCCGTTGCAGGATTTGCCCCCCAAACTACTATGAGATTACTATTATCTATGTCAGGTACAAAATTCTTAAAAGGTATTCCGTATGTAGTTATTGGAGCAAATAGTCCAAAAGCAGTATAACATACAGATCCTACACTAGCATTATTTGGAGAACCAAATTCCCATAAAAACTGTGCTGAAACTGCGTTATTTCCATTATTAAATTCCATTACTGATTGTTCAAATCCACCTCTTCCATAGTGGGTAACCATACATTGTGCTCCATACTTATCCTTAAGATATTTCATCTTATCACTTATAAAGTCAAGAGCCTCATCCCAACTTGCTTCTCTAAATTCTCCATCACCCTTTTTTCCTGATCTAATAAGTGGCTTCTTTAATCTATCTGGAGAATAAACTACTTCTTTAGCAGCAGATCCACGAACACATAATGCACTAAATGGAGAATCTTTTGCAGGTCTTATTCCTAAAAGCTCCCCATCTTCTACATTAACTTCAACAGCACATCCACCCGGACATACTCCACATATTGTATTTATAGTATCCATTCATTTTCCCCCTTTTGTTTATCTTATCATAGTAGATAACTTTTCTTTATAAAGCAATGAATAGTATAAAATACATGTATAATACTATTTGGGTGGATTATATCATAATTTTTTCTTGTTTTATATAAGTATACGAATGAACTATTACATGTATCGTCATTATATACTTTTTCTATTACAAATGCATATAATTAAATAGCGTTTATTAACTCCTTGAGATGAGTTATCCATACACTATCATTATTCTTCTTTACATTAATTAAACCAATTTCAAGATATAAAATTATCTCTTTTTTCCTATACCTATTTATTCAATCGAGATTTTCTTTCATAATAATATATAACGACTACATAAATACATATAGATTCTTCTCTATAAGCTATAAGATAAAATTTTTAATAGACTTCTCTATAACATCCCAATATTTTTACAATATTTCTTTTTCTAATATTTTCAATGGCTTCTCTTATATTCTTTTCTTTCTTATAATGTTCCTTAATATCAATAAAGAAAATATATTTTCCTAGTAACTTTTTTGTTGGTCTTGACATTATAGAAGTTAGGTTAATTCCTTTTCCAGAAAACTCATTTAATATTTTAGATAAAGCACCTGGTTCATCTATGACATTCGTAATAACCATTGATGTTTTACAACTATATAAAAAACCAGAGAATATACTCCTCTGGTTTTTCTATGTTCTATTTGAAATCTATATGATAAATTTATTTATTTTTTTCTCTAAAGATTTTTTCTATAACTTTTCAATAATATTCACTGTGTTTATATATGAATAACTCAGAAGAATTAAGTCTATAGAATTAAACTCCTAAATTTAGAAATTTTCTTAATCCATCTATTATTTGTTTAAGCCTCACTATTTTCTTCTTTAATTATTGATTTTCCAAGATTTTTTTGTTGTATCTTATCAATTAGCTTCCCAATTGTTTTTTGTACAAATCCTAACCTAACATTATAGTAATAGTCCGATTGAAACCATCCGTTATCTCTAAAATAAACATGGTCGCGATCATGATTTATTGAGTATTTCTGAGCAGATCTTACAAGTCTAAAAATTATTAGTTGATTTAATTTTGGTTTTGGAGATTTATTTCCTATTAATCCTTTGTGAAACTTTTTAGCTAATTTGTCTAGTTTTATATGTATTTTTTCTTCTCCCTCTTTTGTCCACTCTGTATTAGGGTTATATGCTCCCCATGGTGTTGTTAGTGTTACTCCTGGAATAGAAACAAATCCCCAAAATTTAGACAATGTACTCAAATATTTGGATATATCTCCTCCACCATATATTCCTTGAGTAACAATTGAAGTAGATATTTTATGAAAAAAGCGAGGTCTATGAAATATAAAAGCTAATCTGTCAAAAAGATTTTTCATTAGGCCAGATACTTGAAGTGAATAATTTGGTGTAGCAAAAATAACTCCATCAGCCTCATCCATTTTCTTTAGAATTATATCTTTATCATCTTTAAGAGGACAATACTCTTCTCCTTTGCTTAGGCATAATGCACAACCTTTACATATTTCAAGTTTCATGTTCTTCAAATATAAATAAGTAAAGTCTACCTCAATATATTCCTTAAGTAACTTTTCAAATATCTCAACTGCTTTTTTTGTTTGGCCATCGCGTGGACTTCCCATTATAGCTAATATTTTCATGAGATCTCCTTTTCATAATTATTTTTAGCTAAATTTTTCTCTCATAAATCTATAGTTCTTTATATTATATATTCCAGCAATTTTTATAATTATATTTAACTTTAATTATAATCTATATTATGGTAAATCTCTATATGGAAGTATTTTTAATTATAAACTCTAATGTTTTTTTATAAAATACTCTTTATTCCTTTTCTTCTTAATAATAAGATTAATCTAACACATAATAAACTTAAAATAATTAGTCCAATATTAGGAATTATATAACGACTATTAATAGTAATAAACAAAGTATTCTTACTAACTTCAGTTATATCACTACCAATAAAATTAGTTATTATTTTTCTAATCATATAAAACTTATTTGGAGTTAAATAATACATAGTCATTAATATGATCGAAATAAAAAATGTTACTATAGTTGAAATATTTAAATCATAAATATTTTCAATTTTTTCAGATATATTTATATTGAAATATTTAGTCAGTAATATAAAAAACAAAGTTAGTATTATAAAACTTAAAATAAATTTCAAATTAAATATATAAAAATCTCTGAAATTATAAAGTATTTTAGTATTAGATCCTCTAATAAATAATTCAAACAAAGAAAATATAATCATAAATATTTTTTCTAATATCATAAAAGTGCCATTACATAAAATTATATTTTTAATAGCATTTCTAGTGTTATTTAACTTTATATTTATATATAAAAAAGCTGTAAAAGT is part of the Gottschalkia purinilytica genome and harbors:
- a CDS encoding ACT domain-containing protein, giving the protein MVITNVIDEPGALSKILNEFSGKGINLTSIMSRPTKKLLGKYIFFIDIKEHYKKEKNIREAIENIRKRNIVKILGCYREVY
- a CDS encoding flavodoxin family protein; translation: MKILAIMGSPRDGQTKKAVEIFEKLLKEYIEVDFTYLYLKNMKLEICKGCALCLSKGEEYCPLKDDKDIILKKMDEADGVIFATPNYSLQVSGLMKNLFDRLAFIFHRPRFFHKISTSIVTQGIYGGGDISKYLSTLSKFWGFVSIPGVTLTTPWGAYNPNTEWTKEGEEKIHIKLDKLAKKFHKGLIGNKSPKPKLNQLIIFRLVRSAQKYSINHDRDHVYFRDNGWFQSDYYYNVRLGFVQKTIGKLIDKIQQKNLGKSIIKEENSEA
- a CDS encoding permease prefix domain 1-containing protein is translated as MIELERYVKKILDDRGINKKDKEELSIEILDHLLMLKNEYLEKGYDEKKATKKAIVDFGQYNTIGNEVKKFLPSKNKCEDLLLRDKIKCILSMFLVYLLSISFFIATLTIYPPNIVFNIGVNLCVTFTAFLYINIKLNNTRNAIKNIILCNGTFMILEKIFMIIFSLFELFIRGSNTKILYNFRDFYIFNLKFILSFIILTLFFILLTKYFNINISEKIENIYDLNISTIVTFFISIILMTMYYLTPNKFYMIRKIITNFIGSDITEVSKNTLFITINSRYIIPNIGLIILSLLCVRLILLLRRKGIKSIL